The segment ACCATTTAACAACTTCTACTCCAAATTCATACCACTTACCATTTTTTGTACTCCAAATTCCATTTACTGAAATTAATCATCCAACATTGTAATTAACATCCATTTACTGTAATACCATTTTATGCAATATACTTACAAGACAAACCAACTTGTACTCCAATTAACATCCATACATTGCAATTAACATCCATACATTAAAAATTACAATCCTAACATTACATATATCTACCAAAGTATTAAATACCATCAAAAGCTACATATTTCATACCATCAGCACTACATATTTCAAGATCACAATACTAATGGCATAACAACCAACTGCAATTAAATCTTGTATACAACTAGAACAAGCATTAACAATGTACCCCCTAACAAAACAACAACCATCTGCATTAATGCCATCATTTGTTGTTGCTCTGTAATTCGATTTGACTCTGGCATCATATCTTGTTTTTGAACTTCTTCATTGTCAATCCATCTGAAAAACCCACAACCTCCTTCTCCCTACATAATTAGGTCAGTGCGTAATACCCTTACTGGAATCCTACTAAAGAAAAGGGAAAATGATTTTTACCTTATAGTTAGGGCACCCCCAAAATTTCTTGCCTGGATTTTCTGGTGTGCCTGAAAAAAACATAGGGCATAAATCTTCACACCAACACTTCACTTTGATCTT is part of the Lactuca sativa cultivar Salinas chromosome 7, Lsat_Salinas_v11, whole genome shotgun sequence genome and harbors:
- the LOC111913452 gene encoding uncharacterized protein LOC111913452 produces the protein MPTSSAKSSSNVNSRIKKKIKVKCWCEDLCPMFFSGTPENPGKKFWGCPNYKGEGGCGFFRWIDNEEVQKQDMMPESNRITEQQQMMALMQMVVVLLGGTLLMLVLVVYKI